GCCGCTACCCCTTCGCCCTCGCCGCAGGCCTGGGGCTCAACGGGGTGGTCGCCTTCCAACTGGCGCCGCAGATGACGTGGGCCGCAGCCATGGGCATCGTCGTCATCGAAGGGCTCGTCATCACCGCCCTCGTCCTCACCGGCTTTCGCGAAGCGGTGTTCAACGCCATCCCGCTGTCGATCAAGCGGGCCATCAGCGTGGGCATCGGCCTGTTCATCGCCCTCATCGGCTTCGTCGACGCGGGCTTCGTGCGCCGCAACCCCGACGCCCTCAACACCCCCGTGCCCGTCAACCTCGGCATCGGCGGCCGCCTGCTCGGGTGGCCCACCGTGGTCTTCGCCTTCGGCCTCATCCTCACCGCCGTCCTGGTGGCCCGGCGCCAGAAGGGCGCCATCCTCATCGGCATCCTGGTGACGACGGCCTTTGCCATCGCCCTCAACGCCGTTGTCGACGTGCCCGCCCAGATCGGCGCCGACGGCACCATCACGCCGACCGGTTGGGGCCTCAACGTGCCCGACGTCCCCAAGTCCGTGTTCGACATGCCCGACTTCTCGCTGCTGGGCGAGTTCAGCCTGGGCGGCTCCTTTGCCCAAGTGGGCGTCGTCAGCGCCCTGCTGTTCATTTTCACCCTGATGCTGGCCGACTTCTTCGACACCATGGGCTCGGTCGTCGGCGTCGGCTCCGAGGGCGACCTGCTCGACGAGAACGGCCGCCTCCCCGGCGTGCGACGCGTGCTGCTGGTCGACTCGCTGGCCGCCGTCGCAGGCGGTGCCGCCTCGGCCTCGTCGAACACCACCTACATCGAGTCCGCCGCGGGTGTGGGCGACGGTGCTCGTACCGGCCTGGCCTCGGTGGTCACCGGCGTGCTGTTCATCGGGGCGCTGTTCCTCACACCGCTGGCCGCCGTGGTGCCCTACGAAGCGGCCTCGCCCGCCCTCGTGGTCGTGGGCTTCCTGCTCATGACCCAGGTGCGCGACATCCCGTGGGACGACTACGACCTGGCCATCCCCGCCTTCCTCACCATCATCCTCATGCCGTTCACCTACTCGATCACCAACGGCATCGGCGCAGGCTTCATCAGCTTCGTCGTCATCAAGCTGCTGCGGGGCCGGGGCCGCGACGTGCATGCGCTGCTCTACGTCATCGCCGCCTTGTTCGTCGTCTACTTCGCCATCGAGCCCGTGGAGCAATTGCTCGGCGTCAAGTGACGGCGCACGGGGAAGAACTCCCCTATGGCGAGCATCGAACAGAGCATCGAAGTCGACGTGCCCGTGCGCACGGCGTACAACCAATGGACCCAGTTCGAGTCCTTCCCGAAGTTCATGGAAGGCGTGGAGTCGGTGACGCAGGTGACCGACACGACGAACCACTGGGTGGCCGAGATCGGCGGAGTCAGCCGTGAGTTCGACACCGAGATCACCGAACAGACCCCGGACCAGCGCGTGGCCTGGAAGACCGTCGACGGCCAGGCGCACGCCGGCGTCGTCACCTTCCACCGCCTCGACGAGAACCGCACCAAGGTCATGCTCCAGATGGAGTACGAGCCTGAAGGCTTCGTCGAGACCGTGGGCGACGCCCTCGGTTTCGTGGAGCGGCGCACCAAGGGCGACCTGGCCCGGTTCAAGGAGTTCATCGAGTCCCGCGGCACCGAAGAGGGCGGCTGGCGGGGCGAGGTCGAC
The nucleotide sequence above comes from Acidimicrobiales bacterium. Encoded proteins:
- a CDS encoding NCS2 family permease; the protein is MAPTLDRWFGVSAQGSDVRTEIRGGVATFFTMAYIVVLNPIILSSGQDADQRRLAFAAVAASTALVAAVMTMLMGIVGRYPFALAAGLGLNGVVAFQLAPQMTWAAAMGIVVIEGLVITALVLTGFREAVFNAIPLSIKRAISVGIGLFIALIGFVDAGFVRRNPDALNTPVPVNLGIGGRLLGWPTVVFAFGLILTAVLVARRQKGAILIGILVTTAFAIALNAVVDVPAQIGADGTITPTGWGLNVPDVPKSVFDMPDFSLLGEFSLGGSFAQVGVVSALLFIFTLMLADFFDTMGSVVGVGSEGDLLDENGRLPGVRRVLLVDSLAAVAGGAASASSNTTYIESAAGVGDGARTGLASVVTGVLFIGALFLTPLAAVVPYEAASPALVVVGFLLMTQVRDIPWDDYDLAIPAFLTIILMPFTYSITNGIGAGFISFVVIKLLRGRGRDVHALLYVIAALFVVYFAIEPVEQLLGVK
- a CDS encoding SRPBCC family protein, with amino-acid sequence MASIEQSIEVDVPVRTAYNQWTQFESFPKFMEGVESVTQVTDTTNHWVAEIGGVSREFDTEITEQTPDQRVAWKTVDGQAHAGVVTFHRLDENRTKVMLQMEYEPEGFVETVGDALGFVERRTKGDLARFKEFIESRGTEEGGWRGEVDQSATN